One Cyprinus carpio isolate SPL01 unplaced genomic scaffold, ASM1834038v1 S000006615, whole genome shotgun sequence genomic region harbors:
- the LOC122144179 gene encoding uncharacterized protein LOC122144179, producing the protein MLGEAFLHVLNCTEYTTNHDGHAYTHSPTPTTRPDPCTTNAAARSPLTPRTVRAGRPECLEKQGQYRASAPSNGMPILSCSGEDHLGMMLFGSWCCPSFCKNYPDLRLAGDRLEHCSPHNPDLLNPPDAGPLLQSQDLSSLEPSLEAGQQAEAVTQQDEEYLVMESVQGPGWERRLTNSMLNGYLEVQMLEVFCQHMHNMACCGSSLLSTDVMPALVPTSLTVAKEQTASQEEEVDSSSNNVVQYLSTCSAPATSHFSSPVLRISEAE; encoded by the exons ATGCTTGGAGAAGCCTTCCTTCATGTTCTGAACTGCACAGAATACACCACAAATCATGATGGACATGcttacacacactcacccaccccCACGACCCGTCCTGACCCCTGCACGACGAACGCTGCTGCCAGATCTCCTCTGACACCACGAACCGTGAGAG CTGGCAGGCCCGAATGCCTGGAAAAGCAAGGGCAGTACCGAGCCTCTGCACCCAGCAATGGTATGCCCATTCTCAGCTGTAGCGGGGAGGATCACTTGGGCATGATGCTGTTTGGCTCCTGGTGCTGTCCCAGCTTCTGCAAAAACTATCCAGACCTCCGGCTTGCTGGTGACCGGCTGGAGCACTGCAGCCCTCATAACCCAGACCTGCTCAACCCACCAGACGCCGGGCCACTGCTACAGTCGCAGGACCTAAGCTCTTTGGAACCCTCTCTGGAAGCAGGTCAACAGGCAGAGGCTGTGACCCAGCAGGACGAGGAGTATCTTGTCATGGAAAGCGTTCAGGGTCCTGGCTGGGAGAGAAGGCTTACCAACTCCATGTTGAACGGCTACCTAGAAGTCCAAATGCTAGAGGTGTTTTGTCAGCACATGCATAACATGGCATGCTGTGGATCATCATTGCTGAGCACTGACGTCATGCCAGCATTGGTGCCCACCAGCCTGACTGTAGCCAAAGAACAGACAGCCAGTCAGGAAGAAGAGGTGGATTCTTCATCCAATAATGTTGTGCAATATTTAAGCACTTGTTCAGCTCCAGCCACCTCTCACTTCAGCTCACCTGTGCTGCGAATCTCAGAAGCTGAGTAA